From the Huiozyma naganishii CBS 8797 chromosome 2, complete genome genome, one window contains:
- the ACP1 gene encoding acyl carrier protein (similar to Saccharomyces cerevisiae ACP1 (YKL192C); ancestral locus Anc_4.297), with product MLCSVGSRCGAGQGALLQSRQSGASAFVSKRFFAAAAGGNTLKQEDVLKRVGDVIKSFSKTGTSASNADTPAAEVTEATSFQKDLGLDSLDTVELLVAIEEEFEIEIPDKVADELKTVGETVKHILSNPEAN from the coding sequence ATGCTTTGCAGTGTTGGCAGCCGGTGCGGTGCTGGTCAAGGTGCGTTGCTGCAGTCGAGGCAGAGTGGTGCTTCCGCGTTTGTGTCTAAGAGGTTCTttgccgctgctgctggggGGAACACCTTGAAGCAGGAGGACGTGCTAAAGAGGGTGGGCGACGTCATCAAGTCTTTCAGCAAGACCGGTACGTCTGCGTCGAACGCGGACACCCCTGCCGCTGAGGTCACTGAAGCGACCAGCTTCCAGAAGGATCTTGGGCTGGACTCGCTGGACACCGTTGAGTTGCTCGTTGCGATCGAGGAGGAATTCGAGATCGAGATCCCAGACAAAGTCGCCGATGAGCTCAAGACCGTTGGCGAAACGGTCAAGCACATCCTCTCCAACCCAGAGGCTAACTGA